A single Macrobrachium nipponense isolate FS-2020 chromosome 5, ASM1510439v2, whole genome shotgun sequence DNA region contains:
- the LOC135215553 gene encoding uncharacterized protein LOC135215553, translating to MQPSVMLLLQGFLALFVLDHCNAQVGLRTAPLTAPRARDNSNNSSLGLFSKWTGLDLRHKSNHSSNIESSLAAIFRGVAYGISTSTPSSTTTSTTTPRPTSSRRVPPDLAGLPGRNDDFKNPFLFSPGFEQDLHHKAVTDQRGVSSVIDHPIQTPYIESPNIGDAGNFDDHVLDIDEIEDVEVVRADVGVGLSKVEWIRSLGTAWIVHVYCAAGLYSLLAMLALLWLARIHASTHLLPRGYYITLYLLMFLASFLRCVHLFHDPYGAERRLPEVLSIVVEELGWPCLTAGLAVVVLALVRAWRCPRLLPQKPLAPLALALLTAAHLLTSVAAHLTAALLPEHAAPLRAAARAVTAAWGGAVGIGGFLAVWRVGRAVGRHPGLLLVRLSRAPVEGSLPARHPRITLFRGSQLTVVASFGQTVLAGLHMYALVGPHYLFDIPPAYPWYWLAYQSTCRILEIIMWLLLGITAALTVGTASGKRQSQKGEIKLLSVLSCKHCGSCTSIPAQDKADEVFPAVCQTNQAVRNFTLQSCGKGVYQEALTQQPLTRRANTIKPAHKRPSIRKSATLHSATSDIQLLWNQGHPQNAVSSDASSRPSSMLFNDAGFVRFRMQVDPQQCVDEVLKKSLQNLDMQGEPEEATLLKKVPVDDPPTYDQSFFDNVPNKDGVKTPSKMKISPQFENHYDNAQFDQLLSNHNNSDIYFDGSHCRSEAASVTDCSSTDALSPVPAADNEWSKYASTCSSISAANSFDVRMYDDYEVSSYYNSPSPASSNVYASLHRTAPRPRYVSHWTVYGEREPAVHSYEARQAVEQLTALLAPHTSSASSQSDLHIDYLTDGSHGKHNRESDSDLCSSGSHQPYQRHDQDEKRSSPKSRCPPQLPPRHLNLHDVTPDSAVVLDYTGHTDEASGDDIDPTLPLQYPPHPRPGLLTKIVKNNFSLGNGGYSPLGSEDAFHHSFSSAHSQNLLLKQAQHQALQQRHWKDDKIERVRPCGHRPRRGLKDDPKPISPTKPSVHSVSQHISDTHSQKRKFSLTPTSPTAKQETPEKLPSPVVDGTTQTDNQPEPSLSPGSSRPASSIASHSDLPSECVDSEDDTHCEDNKENSDDEATPEVSPVDAWPPSNCVQAAV from the coding sequence ATGCAACCATCAGTCATGCTGCTTCTACAAGGATTTTTAGCCCTTTTCGTGCTTGATCACTGTAACGCTCAAGTGGGGCTACGGACTGCTCCCCTCACAGCACCAAGGGCTAGAGATAATAGTAACAATAGCAGCCTTGGACTCTTTTCAAAATGGACTGGTTTGGATCTTCGACACAAGAGTAATCACTCCAGTAATATTGAAAGTTCTTTAGCAGCTATATTTCGTGGAGTTGCCTATGGCATATCAACTTCGACGCCTTCCTCTACAACTACATCTACCACCACTCCAAGGCCAACCAGTAGTCGTAGGGTCCCTCCAGATCTCGCTGGCTTACCAGGTAGAAATGATGATTTCAAGaacccatttttattttcacctggATTTGAGCAGGATTTGCACCATAAAGCAGTGACTGATCAACGTGGTGTAAGCAGTGTCATAGATCATCCCATCCAGACTCCATACATAGAATCTCCTAATATTGGGGACGCAGGAAACTTTGACGATCATGTACTTGACATTGATGAAATTGAAGATGTTGAAGTTGTACGAGCAGATGTTGGGGTTGGTTTAAGTAAAGTTGAATGGATAAGGTCTTTAGGTACAGCATGGATAGTACATGTCTACTGTGCAGCTGGGTTGTACAGTTTGCTAGCCATGTTAGCACTACTTTGGTTGGCACGAATCCATGCTTCTACCCATCTTCTGCCAAGAGGTTATTATATAACACTATACCTTTTAATGTTCCTGGCTTCTTTTCTACGCTGTGTTCATCTTTTTCATGACCCATATGGTGCTGAACGTAGATTACCTGAAGTACTTTCAATAGTTGTTGAAGAACTAGGATGGCCCTGCTTAACTGCAGGTTTGGCAGTTGTGGTGCTAGCCCTTGTTAGGGCATGGAGATGCCCAAGATTACTGCCTCAAAAACCTCTTGCTCCACTGGCATTAGCATTACTAACAGCAGCACATTTGCTTACTTCTGTTGCTGCTCATCTGACAGCAGCATTATTACCAGAGCATGCTGCACCTCTGAGAGCAGCAGCTCGAGCTGTAACTGCAGCTTGGGGAGGAGCTGTTGGTATAGGAGGATTTCTAGCTGTATGGCGTGTAGGAAGAGCAGTTGGTCGCCATCCGGGGTTGCTATTGGTTAGATTGAGTAGAGCTCCTGTAGAAGGATCATTGCCAGCACGTCACCCAAGGATAACTCTATTTCGGGGTTCTCAGTTGACTGTAGTTGCTTCATTTGGTCAAACTGTTCTTGCTGGCCTTCACATGTATGCCCTGGTAGGGCCCCATTATTTGTTTGACATACCTCCAGCTTACCCATGGTACTGGCTAGCATATCAAAGTACTTGCCGCATTTTAGAAATTATCATGTGGCTCCTTCTTGGCATAACAGCAGCTCTTACAGTTGGTACAGCCTCAGGTAAGAGGCAAAGTCAAAAAGGCGAAATAAAACTCTTGTCAGTACTTTCATGCAAACATTGTGGAAGCTGTACTAGTATACCAGCACAGGATAAAGCTGATGAAGTGTTCCCTGCTGTTTGCCAAACAAATCAAGCTGTTCGAAACTTTACTCTTCAGTCTTGTGGCAAAGGTGTGTATCAAGAGGCACTAACTCAACAACCTCTCACTCGCCGAGCTAATACTATTAAGCCTGCTCATAAAAGACCCTCAATCCGTAAGTCAGCGACTCTTCATTCTGCAACTTCTGATATTCAGTTGCTATGGAACCAAGGACATCCTCAAAATGCAGTGTCCTCAGATGCCTCATCTAGACCTTCATCGATGCTCTTTAATGATGCTGGTTTTGTTAGATTTAGGATGCAAGTGGATCCTCAACAGTGTGTAGATGAAGTTCTTAAGAAATCTCTACAGAATTTAGATATGCAAGGTGAGCCAGAGGAAGCTACATTGTTAAAGAAAGTCCCAGTAGATGATCCTCCTACCTATGACCAAAGCTTTTTTGATAATGTACCTAATAAAGATGGTGTAAAGACACCGTCAAAAATGAAAATCTCCCCTcagtttgaaaatcattatgataatgccCAGTTTGATCAATTATTGAGTAATCACAATAATTCTGACATCTATTTTGATGGGAGCCATTGCAGAAGTGAAGCAGCCAGTGTAACAGACTGCAGTTCTACAGATGCATTATCTCCTGTACCTGCAGCAGATAATGAATGGTCAAAATATGCAAGTACATGTTCTTCAATTAGTGCAGCAAACAGTTTTGATGTTCGCATGTATGATGATTATGAAGTATCTTCCTATTATAATTCACCGTCCCCTGCCTCATCTAATGTGTATGCATCATTACATCGAACTGCCCCACGTCCCCGTTATGTCAGCCACTGGACTGTGTATGGAGAACGAGAACCTGCAGTGCATAGTTATGAAGCAAGACAGGCAGTAGAACAGCTAACTGCTCTGTTAGCACCACATACCTCTTCGGCTTCTTCTCAATCTGATCTTCATATCGATTATTTAACTGATGGCTCTCATGGGAAACATAACAGGGAGTCAGACTCTGATTTATGCTCTTCAGGGAGTCATCAGCCTTATCAAAGACATGATCAAGATGAAAAGCGTTCCTCACCTAAAAGCCGATGTCCTCCTCAGCTTCCTCCTCGTCACTTGAACCTTCATGACGTTACTCCAGATTCAGCTGTTGTTCTAGATTATACTGGTCATACAGATGAAGCTTCTGGAGATGATATAGACCCAACTCTTCCTTTACAATATCCTCCACACCCTCGACCAGGTCTTTTAACTAAAATTGTCAAAAATAACTTCTCTCTTGGTAATGGTGGATATTCACCTCTTGGTAGTGAAGATGCTTTTCATCATTCATTTAGTAGTGCACATtcgcaaaatttattattaaagcaAGCACAGCATCAAGCATTACAGCAAAGACATTGGAAAGATGACAAAATTGAGAGAGTCCGCCCATGTGGCCACCGTCCTCGAAGGGGCCTAAAAGATGACCCTAAGCCAATTAGTCCTACGAAACCTTCAGTTCATTCAGTCTCCCAACACATAAGTGACACCCACAGTCAAAAAAGGAAATTCTCTCTAACTCCAACCTCTCCTACAGCAAAACAAGAGACCCCAGAAAAGCTTCCAAGCCCTGTTGTTGATGGTACTACTCAGACTGATAATCAACCAGAGCCATCACTTTCACCTGGTTCTTCTCGTCCTGCATCGTCAATAGCCTCCCATTCAGATTTACCTTCGGAATGTGTAGATTCTGAAGATGATACGCACTGTGAAGACAACAAAGAGAATAGTGATGATGAAGCCACTCCTGAGGTATCTCCCGTAGATGCATGGCCACCCTCTAATTGTGTCCAAGCAGCTGTCTGA